A segment of the Anaeromicrobium sediminis genome:
TATGGTCGGAATACTAAAGTATTTTCCGATGCTCAATTCAATGTGGATACTATTGAACTTTCAGAAGAAGCAATAGGTCTTGGAAAACAATGGGACGAAAGAGCAAACTTTATCCAAGGATCCGTATTAGATATGCCTTTGACAGATAAAAAATATGAGGGTATATATTGTTATAATATACTACATTTGTTTTTAAAAGAGGATAGAAAAATATTCATACAAAAGTGTTATAAACAATTAAAACAAGATGGATTAATATTCTTCACCTTTTTTTCAGAACAAGACGAGAGCCTTGGACGTGGAGAGATGATTGAATATAATACTTTTGAAGATGAAAATGGAAAGATAGTACATTATTTTACGGAAAAGGACACAAAAATACATTTTGAAAATTTTACCATAATAAAGATAGGCGAAATTGAAGATAAGATTATAACTCATGATATTGGCGAGAGAATATGCAAATTGAGATACATTTTGGCGAAAAAATAAAATTTTTAGGTTGTTTATAAGGATTAATAATCCTTATAAACAACCTAATTTTTTTATTTCACAAATAGGTTGAGTATTTTGCCTATTAATTGAGTATATATATAATTAGGGATTTAATTCTTTTAGAAAGGAATAAGATAATGAAGGATATAGAAGAATTTACAAAAGCAGAAGAGATTACTAATGCCATATCCCATGGAATAGGATTATTATTGGCAATAGGGGCCCTGGTTATATTAATAATATTTGCTAGTACATATGGCGATACATGGCATGTGGTGAGTTTTTCCATATATGGTGCA
Coding sequences within it:
- a CDS encoding class I SAM-dependent methyltransferase — its product is MSEYWKNRFKNKEMIWGTEPSKTAIAAKEIFQHQKIKDILIPGGGYGRNTKVFSDAQFNVDTIELSEEAIGLGKQWDERANFIQGSVLDMPLTDKKYEGIYCYNILHLFLKEDRKIFIQKCYKQLKQDGLIFFTFFSEQDESLGRGEMIEYNTFEDENGKIVHYFTEKDTKIHFENFTIIKIGEIEDKIITHDIGERICKLRYILAKK